A region of Dictyostelium discoideum AX4 chromosome 1 chromosome, whole genome shotgun sequence DNA encodes the following proteins:
- the mpl1 gene encoding leucine-rich repeat-containing protein (Similar to LRR), with amino-acid sequence MIFKKLFSKGSTSPTTRPRGATFSGTFPTDVLSDDGSGTNTNGLSNSTTNPSSIHSTPTTPTTTASTNLTNSNKLSTLAPITNGNRSLRGSKDGSGTTKESKKKVLTLNEKQKLLLKSMEYIKGSGTYYGNYMEFYEIPIQIYVGTEPSETYPSLSYNTELRSLILDFNKITEIPEQIGLLPNLKHLSLAANQLSQVPEFLSQLKSLESLELGINQFTSFPLNICKIKSLTLLRLETNNIKSLPDDFINLENLKDLSLLDNQLKEIPDSLPNNIEKLNLGCNDIINSYSKSLIRISHSLTTLNLSENKIEVLDESLSCLVNVKTLILDCNMIKVIPGSVLGSWKSLVTLNLPHNFISDLPAEIVTLDNLRIIDLRGNNFEFCKNYPSSESSSILFKIEEFIKDKEKLKSLILKENLEILSKLKDDNSTTTTTNINSNLDVPIIITTNIETIPTTSTTATTTETTNDITFKISDITEIIEKTDTTTTTTTTNQTDNVKLEEKVYEKQENDENNSVTLETTTTISIASDNTDEASIQIPQKEDGDKENLENDDKLLQESFSENNNNNNNEKQQEQQENPLKESQGKIQQLEEELEKLEQKQLELKDKIRLEKIKYQEIQQQSPRLSQQENNQEAIVVNTQPSSPPPTIIVNEQKSEKLENEKPTKREQPMVVVTKNNNKAEVEMTAPNQLIFWQSIVPDLIIDKLYLGCRECAMNKSWLKDNNVTHILTVANFKPLYPDLFKYLIINIDDVDEANIYQYFKEMNTFIDEGREKGGVLIHCRAGVSRSATATIAYIMMKNSVKFQEAFDITIKGRSRIYPNRGFLNQLKKFEKDLSK; translated from the exons atgatatttaaaaaattattttcaaaaggtagtacatcaccaacaacaagACCAAGAGGAGCTACATTTAGTGGTACATTTCCAACAGATGTATTAAGTGATGATGGTAGTGGTACCAATACAAATggtttatcaaattcaacaaccaaTCCATCATCAATACattcaacaccaacaacaccaacaacaacagcatcaactaatttaacaaattcaaataaattatcaacattGGCACCAATTACAAATGGAAATCGATCATTAAGAGGTAGTAAAGATGGTAGTGGTACTACAAAAGagagtaaaaaaaaagtattgacactaaatgaaaaacaaaaattattattaaaatcaatggaATATATAAAAGGATCAGGTACTTATTATGGTAACTATATGGAATTCTATGAAATTCCAATTCAAATCTATGTTGGTACTGAACCATCTGAAACCTATCCATCATTATCATACAACACAGAGTTAAGATCATTAATATTGGATTTCAATAAAATCACTGAAATTCCTGAACAAATAGGCCTCCttccaaatttaaaacatttatcaTTGGCTGCAAATCAATTGTCTCAAGTACCTGAATTTCTCTCacaattaaaatctttagaATCTTTAGAACTTGGTATTAATCAATTCACTAGTTTCCctttaaatatttgtaaaattaaatcattaactTTACTTCGTTtagaaacaaataatattaaatcattacctgatgattttataaatttagaaaatttaaag gatttatcattattagataatcaattaaaagaaataccagattcattaccaaataatattgaaaaattaaatttaggatgtaatgatattattaattcttattctaaatcattaattagaATATCACATAGTTTAACaacattaaatttatcagaGAATAAAATTGAAGTTTTAGATGAATCATTATCATGTTTAGTTAATGTTAAAACATTAATATTAGATTGTAATATGATTAAAGTTATACCAGGATCAGTATTAGGTTCATGGAAATCATTGGTaactttaaatttaccaCATAACTTTATTTCAGATTTACCTGCTGAAATAGTTACATTGGATAATCTTAGAATCATTGATCTTAGaggtaataattttgaattttgtaaaaattatCCATCAAGTGAATCTTCATCAATTCTATTCAAAATTGAAGAGTttataaaagataaagagaaattaaaatctttaattttaaaagaaaatcttgaaattttatcaaaattaaaagatgataattcaactactactaccactaatATCAACTCTAATCTTGATGtaccaattattattacaacaaatattgaaacaataccaacaacatcaacaacagctACAACAACAGAAACAACAAATGATATCACCTTTAAAATATCAGATATAACtgaaataatagaaaaaacagacacaacaacaacaacaacaacgacaaACCAAACCGATAATGTAAAATTAGAAGAAAAAGTATATGAAAAACAAGAGAATGACGAAAATAATAGTGTAACATTAgaaacaactactacaataTCTATTGCATCTGATAATACTGATGAGGCATCTATTCAAATACCCCAAAAGGAAGATGGAGATAAAGAAAATCTTGAAAACGATGATAAATTACTACAAGAATCATTTTCtgaaaataacaataacaataacaatgaaaaacaacaagaacaacaagagaATCCATTAAAAGAAAGCCAAGGAAAGATTCAGCAACTTGAAGAGGAATTAGAAAAACTTGAACAAAAACAActtgaattaaaagataaaatacgattagagaaaattaaataccaagagattcaacaacaatctccAAGATTATCTCAACAAGAAAACAATCAAGAAGCTATTGTTGTTAATACACAACCATCATctccaccaccaacaattaTTGTAAATGAACAAAAATCagagaaattagaaaatgaaaaaccaaCTAAAAGAGAACAGCCAATGGTTGTagttacaaaaaataataataaggcAGAAGTTGAAATGACAGCACctaatcaattaatattttggCAATCAATTGTACcagatttaattattgataaattgTATTTAGGTTGTAGAGAATGTGCAATGAATAAATCTTGgttaaaagataataatgtTACTCATATTTTAACTGTTGCAAATTTTAAACCATTATATCCAGAT ttattcaaatatttaattattaatattgatgatgttgatgaagcaaatatttatcaatattttaaaGAGATGAACACGTTTATTGATGAAGGTAGAGAAAAAGGCGGAGTTTTAATTCATTGTAGAGCTGGTGTTAGTAGAAGTGCAACTGCAACAATCGCTtatataatgatgaaaaattcAGTTAAATTCCAAGAAGCATTTGATATCACCATAAAAGGTAGATCTAGAATTTATCCAAACAGAGGGTTCCttaaccaattaaaaaaatttgaaaaagatttatcaaaataa
- the tpp1 gene encoding peptidase S8 and S53 domain-containing protein, whose protein sequence is MNIKFNLIIIILFILFISNVNCKKIKNKKHLTPQRLRRFVEHSKPISLNKKVWKITEIENIFSAQIELTFGIRQRNIVELEDFVWRVSDPNDSLYGSYKTFEEIKEWVKPLDESIDAVKNWLIENDINEFTVTKSGDFIRTIVSIDKAEELLSVRYNKMVHKLSKQSFFRSLDPYTIPRELYDHIDFIGGVNHLPLLSPRPKESSGSAGGGGGGKVNGIGYELESLRNNKQIKSFNDKKVAARNGDPYLSPDLIRKEMNVSQTSTNSTHLGNSQAIAQFLKEYFSPSDLKIFQYRFGLEPSQVDNIIGPNQNLNPGIETALDIQYIMAMAPDVPTWIVSTGGLHEGQEPFLDWLVDLSSNPKLPLVHSISYGDDESSIGLAYTDRVDTEFKKYAAMGRTIVFSSGDFGVGCNDDCDSFSPGWPASSRFVLAVGGVIKKKDGSIIGDEISGGGFSNYFSRPWYQVDECSSYIEWLNGSLSSFYNQSGRGFPDISSFSENVVILYKDKLMPIGGTSASAPIIAGLLSLINDQRLQKNQSPIGLFNPLLYKIARDHPNSFLDIDFGENNYKCCTNGFKSKSGWDPVTGLGLPNFDELVKYCLE, encoded by the coding sequence atgaatattaaatttaatttaataattataattttattcattttatttatttcaaatgtaaattgtaaaaaaattaaaaataaaaaacatttgaCACCCCAAAGGTTAAGAAGATTTGTTGAACATTCCAAGCCAATTTCATTGAATAAGAAAGTCTGGAAAATTacagaaattgaaaatatattttccGCCCAAATTGAATTAACATTTGGAATTAGACAAAGAAATATCGTTGAGTTGGAAGATTTCGTGTGGAGAGTTAGTGATCCAAATGATTCATTGTATGGAAGTTATAAAACTTTTGAAGAGATTAAAGAATGGGTTAAACCATTGgatgaatcaattgatgCTGTAAAGAATTggttaattgaaaatgatataaatgaATTCACAGTGACAAAAAGCGGCGATTTCATTCGTACCATTGTTTCTATTGATAAAGCAGAAGAATTACTATCGGTTagatataataaaatggTACATAAATTATCCAAACAATCATTCTTTCGTTCTCTTGATCCTTACACTATTCCAAGAGAACTTTATGATCATATTGATTTCATTGGTGGTGTAAATCATTTACCATTATTGTCACCCAGACCAAAAGAAAGCAGTGGTAGtgctggtggtggtggtggtggtaaagtTAATGGTATTGGATATGAATTAGAATCattaagaaataataaacaaattaaatcatttaatgataaGAAAGTTGCTGCAAGAAATGGTGATCCATACTTATCACCAGATTTAATTAGAAAGGAGATGAATGTAAGTCAAACCAGTACCAATTCAACTCATCTTGGTAATTCTCAAGCTATCGCTCAGTTTCTTAAAGAGTATTTCTCACCAAGTGAtctaaaaatttttcaatatcgTTTTGGTTTGGAACCATCTCAAGTCGATAATATAATTGGACCAAATCAAAATTTGAATCCAGGTATTGAAACGGCATTGGATATTCAATACATCATGGCAATGGCACCAGATGTACCCACTTGGATCGTGAGTACAGGTGGGTTACATGAAGGTCAAGAACCATTTTTAGATTGGTTAGTTGATTTATCATCAAATCCAAAATTACCATTGGTTCATAGTATTTCctatggtgatgatgaatctTCCATTGGATTGGCATATACTGATCGTGTAGATACTGAATTTAAGAAATACGCAGCAATGGGTAGAACAATAGTATTCTCAAGTGGTGATTTTGGTGTTGGTTGTAATGATGATTGTGATTCATTTTCACCAGGTTGGCCAGCATCTTCCCGTTTTGTATTGGCAGTTGGGGGGGTAATTAAAAAGAAGGATGGCAGTATCATTGGTGATGAAATATCTGGTGGTGGTTTTAGTAACTATTTCTCCCGTCCATGGTATCAAGTGGATGAATGTTCTTCCTATATCGAGTGGTTAAACGGTTCTCTCTCTAGTTTCTACAATCAATCTGGAAGAGGTTTCCCTGATATCTCATCTTTCTCAGAAAATGTCGTTATACTCTACAAAGACAAATTGATGCCAATTGGAGGTACTTCTGCATCAGCTCCAATTATTGCCGgcttattatcattaattaacGACCAAAGATtacaaaaaaatcaaagtcCAATTGGTCTTTTCAATCCATTACTTTATAAAATTGCAAGAGATCATCCAAACTCTTTCCTTGATATTGACTttggtgaaaataattataaatgttGTACCAATggttttaaatctaaaagtGGTTGGGATCCAGTAACTGGTTTAGGTTTACCAAATTTTGATGAATTGGTTAAATATTGtcttgaataa
- a CDS encoding hypothetical protein (Similar to Dictyostelium discoideum (Slime mold). Hypothetical 127.0 kDa protein), with the protein MSITMSGFTTTTNIDSLTISISNISNKKDLVINNPFGQYYDSISAIYPELPYNQYFTNIISGSNKVTNISVTIEWFNQTKSIQFANQNLIMNPSTLKYTIEMTSYNFKSQLNTLQLVMSTLLESSKTKDICSSKQFVYGRFIKRALIDNNAKSIENVLLDSTFNPIESSYQSQSFIGIEIPNFKKSAKIDPDFSVLLSASTEDNNSICSKSNSSLSGTKIAGIVVGCTAFVAVVLISTIYIIRKKKQNSKFINNMNSNINNRKFGF; encoded by the exons atGAGTATTACAATGTCTGGCtttacaactacaacaaataTCGATTCATTgacaatatcaatatcaaatatttcaaataaaaaagatcttgttattaataatccatttg gtCAATACTATGATAGTATTTCTGCTATTTATCCAGAATTACCATACAATCAATATTTTACCAATATTATATCTGGTTCAAACAAAGTAACAAACATTAGTGTAACAATTGAATGGTTTAATCAAaccaaatcaattcaatttgcaaatcaaaatttaataatgaaccCATCAACCTTGAAATATACAATTGAAATGACTTCGTACAATTTTAAAAGCCAATTGAATACTTTACAATTGGTAATGTCAACTTTATTAGAATCATCAAAGACCAAAGATATTTGTTCATCCAAACAATTTG TCTATGGTCGTTTCATAAAAAGAGCTTTAATAGACAACAATGccaaatcaattgaaaatgtatTATTAGATTCTACTTTCAATCCTATTGAAAGTTCTTATCAATCTCAATCTTTTATTGGAATTGAAAtcccaaattttaaaaaatcagcAAAAATAGATCCAGACTTTTCAGTATTACTTTCAGCTTCCACGgaagataataattcaatttgttcaaaatcaaatagtaGTTTATCTGGAACAAAAATAGCTGGTATCGTCGTTGGGTGTACTGCTTTTGTTGCTgtagttttaatttcaactatttatattattagaaagaaaaaacaaaattcaaaatttattaataatatgaatagcAATATAAATAATCGGAAGTTCggattttag
- the atp5b gene encoding ATP synthase beta chain, mitochondrial, protein MFVARRLSKNITQISKTAVKTSVRAVPVRGFKTTSVNQAAAPAPKTSQEKEYFEKNKSLLDKESNEESTEVDYSKLNENQGVVHQVIGAVVDVYFPHGKLPYINDALIVDDFQAENVEKVIEDLNNPSLKGKIDFNNVPISNIKLVLEVAQHLGDGIVRCVALDITDGLGRGALVLNTGSPLMVPVGQATLGRIMNVIGEPIDGCGPIPATEKRPIWRAPPPFADLAPSASILETGIKVIDLLAPYSRGGKIGLFGGAGVGKTVLIQELINNIAKAHGGFSVFTGVGERTREGNDLYHEMVEAGVIKKEGPGSKVALVFGQMNEPPGARARVTLTGLTVAEYFRDAEGQDVLLFIDNIFRFTQAGSEMSALLGRIPSAVGYQPTLATDMGCMQERIATTKKGSITSVQAVYVPADDLTDPAPATTFAHLDATTVLSRAISELGIYPCVDPLDSTSLMMDPNIIGVEHYKVATDVQKILQEYKSLQDIIAILGMDDLSEDQKATVFRARKIQRFLSQPFEVAHAFTNMEGRFVKLSDSIKAFKGILEGKYDHLPEAAFYMVGGIEDVEIKAAKLLESAGKEEKKTTTTSTTGQVKEETVREKVTRLVDEAYNAKVKKLKEYGASTAHLEELRAQYEKNFESEISQLEVLLKK, encoded by the exons ATGTTTGTTGCTAGAAGATTATCTAAAAACATCACACAAATTAGCAAAACTGCAGTTAAAACCTCAGTTCGTGCTGTCCCAGTTAGAg gtTTCAAAACTACTTCAGTTAACCAAGCCGCAGCACCAGCACCAAAAACTtcacaagaaaaagaatacTTTGAAAAGAATAAGAGTCTTTTAGATAAAGAATCAAATGAAGAATCAACTGAAGTTgattattcaaaattaaacgAAAATCAAGGTGTTGTACATCAAGTAATTGGTGCCGTCGTTGATGTTTACTTCCCACACGGTAAATTACCATACATCAATGATGCTTTAATTGTAGATGATTTCCAAGCTGAAAATGTCGAAAAAGTAATTGAAGATCTTAACAACCCATCTTTAAAGGGTAAAATCGATTTCAACAATGTTCCAATTTCAAACATTAAATTAGTTTTAGAAGTTGCTCAACATTTAGGTGATGGTATCGTTCGTTGTGTCGCTCTCGATATTACTGATGGTTTAGGTCGTGGTGCACTCGTCCTCAACACTGGTTCCCCATTGATGGTTCCAGTCGGTCAAGCTACCCTTGGTCGTATTATGAACGTTATTGGTGAACCAATCGATGGTTGTGGTCCAATCCCAGCCACTGAAAAACGTCCAATTTGGAgagcaccaccaccattcgCTGATTTAGCCCCATCCGCTTCAATTTTAGAAACTGGTATCAAAGTTATCGATTTATTAGCTCCATACTCAAGAGGTGGTAAGATTGGTTTATTCGGTGGTGCTGGTGTAGGTAAGACTGTATTGATTCAAGAACTCATCAACAATATTGCCAAGGCTCATGGTGGTTTCTCTGTATTCACTGGTGTAGGTGAACGTACCAGAGAAGGTAACGATTTATACCACGAAATGGTTGAAGCAGGTGTCATTAAAAAGGAAGGCCCAGGTTCAAAAGTAGCCCTCGTCTTTGGTCAAATGAATGAACCACCAGGTGCTCGTGCTCGTGTCACCTTAACCGGTTTAACCGTTGCTGAATACTTCAGAGATGCTGAAGGTCAAGATGTACTTTTGTTCATTGATAACATTTTCAGATTCACCCAAGCTGGTTCTGAAATGTCTGCCCTTTTGGGTCGTATTCCATCAGCTGTAGGTTATCAACCAACCTTAGCAACTGATATGGGTTGCATGCAAGAACGTATTGCCACCACCAAGAAAGGTTCAATCACTTCAGTACAAGCCGTCTACGTACCAGCTGATGATTTGACTGATCCAGCCCCAGCCACTACATTTGCACATCTTGATGCCACCACTGTACTTTCTCGTGCCATCTCTGAATTGGGTATCTATCCATGTGTCGATCCATTAGATTCAACCTCATTGATGATGGATCCAAATATTATTGGTGTTGAACATTACAAAGTTGCCACCGATGTACAAAAGATCCTCCAAGAATATAAATCACTTCAAGATATTATTGCCATTTTAGGTATGGATGATTTATCTGAAGACCAAAAAGCAACTGTATTCCGTGCTCGTAAGATTCAACGTTTCTTATCACAACCATTCGAAGTTGCCCACGCCTTCACCAATATGGAAGGTAGATTCGTTAAACTCTCCGACTCTATCAAAGCCTTCAAAGGTATCCTCGAAGGTAAATACGATCATCTCCCAGAAGCTGCCTTCTATATGGTTGGTGGTATCGAAGATGTCGAAATTAAAGCTGCTAAACTCTTAGAATCCGCTGGtaaagaagaaaagaaaacCACCACTACCTCCACCACTGGTCAAGTCAAAGAAGAAACTGTCAGAGAAAAAGTTACCAGACTCGTCGATGAAGCTTACAATGCTAAAGTCAAGAAATTAAAGGAATATGGTGCCTCAACTGCTCACCTTGAAGAATTACGTGCTCAATATGAAAAGAACTTTGAATCTGAAATCAGTCAATTAgaagttttattaaaaaaataa
- the mpl2 gene encoding leucine-rich repeat-containing protein (Similar to LRR), translating into MFLKKLLKGSSNSTRPRGATFNGIYTGGDNLSGSSEQNYNNSLTTSTKQTNRQTLLLKSMEYINGSSTYYGNYMDYFDIPVQLFVGGEQSEIYPMLSYNQSLKSLILDFNKITEIPDCITLLPNLNHLSLAANQLTHVPEFLSQLKSLETFEIGINQFTCFPLNVCKIKSLTSLHLETNNIKSLPEEFLNLVNLKDLSLFDNQLKEIPDSLPNNIEKLNLGCNDISSSKSDSLIRISHSLTTLNLSENKIEELDESLSCLVNVKTLMLDCNMIKVIPGSVLGSWKSLVTLNLPHNLISDLPPEVILLSNLRIIDLRGNNFENCKKLIPTESSTPISFKIEDFIQNKERINSLKFDNIEILPTTNSIINSNNNNYEVITTTATTKNIIENKEDNDEKLLNNSTISIVLDSNNKSENNEINENNQLLTTDDDYNTDKNDSFTESEDIIKKIQIELDSIEIQQKQLLLKQIKLKEKMKKEKNKLFKFQQQEIIHQEQLPQSKPENEKLTNIPEQQQKQQQQQQQQEVQQPIITLTKSTSSKVEVEMIVPNQLIFWQSIVPDLIIDKLYLGCRECAMNKSWLKDNNVTHILTVANFKPLYPDLFKYLIINIEDVDEANIYQHFKEMNAFIDEGREKGGVLIHCRAGVSRSASATMAFIMMKNSLKFQEAFDITIKGRPRIYPNIGFINQLKKFEKDLFK; encoded by the exons atgtttttaaaaaaattacttaAAGGTAGTTCAAATTCTACTAGACCAAGAGGCGCAACATTTAATGGAATTTATACAGGTGGTGATAATTTAAGTGGCTCATCAGaacaaaattataataatagtttgaCAACTTCAACAAAGCAAACAAATAGgcaaacattattattaaaatcaatggaATATATTAATGGGTCAAGTACTTATTATGGGAATTATATggattattttgatattcCAGTTCAATTATTTGTTGGTGGTGAACAATCTGAAATTTATCCAATGTTATCATATAATCAAagtttaaaatcattaatattggatttcaataaaattacaGAAATACCCGATTGTATTACACTACttccaaatttaaatcatcttTCATTGGCAGCAAATCAATTAACACATGTGCCTGAATTTCTCTcacaattaaaatcattggaaacttttgaaattggtaTTAATCAATTCACTTGTTTCCCTTTAAAcgtttgtaaaattaaatcattaactTCTCTTCATTtagaaacaaataatattaaatcattacctgaagaatttttaaatttagtaaatttaaag gatttatcattatttgataatcaattaaaagaaataccagattcattaccaaataatattgaaaaattaaatttaggaTGTAATGATATTAGTAGTTCAAAATCAGATTCATTAATTAGAATATCACATAGTTTAACaacattaaatttatcagaGAATAAAATTGAAGAGTTGGATGAATCATTATCATGTTTAGTTAATGTTAAAACGTTAATGTTGGATTGTAATATGATTAAAGTTATACCAGGATCAGTATTAGGTTCATGGAAATCATTGGTaactttaaatttaccacataatttaatttcagatTTACCCCCAGAGGTAATTTTATTAAGTAATCTTAGAATAATTGATCTTAGaggtaataattttgaaaattgtaaaaaattaataccaaCTGAATCTTCCACAcctatttcatttaaaattgaagattttattcaaaataaagaaagaattaattcattaaaatttgataatattgaaattttaccaacaacaaattcaataattaatagtaacaataataattatgaagttataacaacaacagcaacaactaaaaatataattgagaataaagaagataatgatgaaaaattattaaataattcaacaatttcaatagTTTtggattcaaataataaaagtgaaaataatgaaattaatgaaaataatcaactATTAACtactgatgatgattataatACCGATAAAAATGATTCATTTACCGAGAGTGaagatataattaaaaaaattcaaattgaattagattcaattgaaattcaacaaaaacaacttttacttaaacaaattaaattaaaagagaaaatgaaaaaagagaaaaataaattatttaaatttcaacaacaagaaaTAATACATCAAGAACAATTACCACAATCAAAAccagaaaatgaaaaattaacaaatataccagaacaacaacaaaaacaacaacaacaacaacaacaacaagaagttcaacaaccaataataacactaacaaaatcaacaagcAGTAAAGTGGAAGTTGAAATGATTGtaccaaatcaattaatattttggCAATCAATTGTACcagatttaattattgataaattgTATTTAGGTTGTAGAGAATGTGCAATGAATAAATCTTGgttaaaagataataatgtTACTCATATTTTAACTGTTGCAAATTTTAAACCATTATATCCAGAT ttatttaaatatttaataataaatattgaagATGTTGATGAAGCAAATATTTATCAACACTTTAAAGAAATGAATGCGTTTATTGATGAAGGTAGAGAAAAAGGCGGAGTTTTAATTCATTGTAGAGCTGGTGTTAGTAGAAGTGCAAGTGCAACCATGGCTtttataatgatgaaaaattcTTTGAAATTCCAAGAAGCATTTGATATCACTATAAAAGGAAGACCTAGGATTTATCCAAATATTGGTTttataaaccaattaaaaaaatttgaaaaggatttatttaaataa